CCCAACCCTAGAATTTAATTTAAACGTTAAATTTATTGTCCTGGGGGAATAGGTTGTACAGAAGGATTAAGAGTTTTATTCGATTCCGAAGAGTTTTTTTGATTAGGATAAATAATCACCCATTCTAAAGAAGAAATCGGCACAAAAAATTCAACAATCGCTTCAGGAGCAGGAGCTTTATTCATATCTAAAGAAACAACTTTTCCAATGGGTAAACCAGCGGGTACAAGCTGACTAAAAGCGGACGTTACAACCACATCTCCCACCTTAACATTGGGATCACTTTCAAAAAATTCCATCACGCCTTGCTCCGTCGCATTTCCCTTCAGAAATCCCATATTGCGACTGCGGCTTACTGTGACACCAATGCGACTCATCGGATCACTCAGAAGCATGACTGTGCTAGTATTAGGCGTGACACTGATAACTCGTCCGATTAATCCCCCAGGTGCCACAACTAAATCTTGATTTTGAATTCCTTGCCGACTCCCACGACCGATAATAATTTGTTTCCACCAGGAATCTGCACTGCGACCGATTACAGGAGAAACAATTCCTTTATCTTGTTTTTTAGAAGCCACATAATTTAAAAGTTCTTGAAACTTTTGATTTTGGGTTTGTAATTCTTGAATTTGGGCTTCTAACTGATTAATTCGAGGATCAATTTGTCGAACAATTTTCTCTTGTTCTGTAACCGTTGATGTTGCTAAATGAAAGGGACGAGTTAACCAATAATACATTTCATATAACGCCGCCCCTTGGGTTTGTCGGACTAACCAAGCCGCTAAAACAGCTAAACCCAGTAAAATCCATTGATTCCGACTCCGATTCCACCAACTCCGTGTTTCCATACATCAGACCATTAAACGCTTAAAAAAATTGAGGATGGTAAAAATTTTCCATCCCCTACTTCCCCAAGAATATCACCTAGAGATTACGAGAACCTCCAGTAAATACCCGTTCTAGTTGTTTAAAGTTTTCTAACACCCGACCTGTTCCCAACACCACACAACACAAAGGATCAGCGGCAATATGGGTAATAATTCCGGTTTCATGACTGATTAAGGTATCAATTCCCTTGAGTAAAGCTCCGCCCCCTGCCAACATAATACCCCGATCAATAATATCAGCTGCCAGTTCTGGGGGAGTCCGCTCTAAGGTTCGTTTAACCGCATCAATAATAATGGATAATGGCTCTGACATACTTTCCCGAACTTCCGGTGCTTTAATCGTCACGGTTCGGGGTAAACCCGATAATAAATGAATTCCCCGCACTTCCATGATCAATTCTTCATCCGCATAGGTGGGATAGGCTGAACCCATCTTGACTTTGATCTCCTCAGCCGTTTGCTCTCCAATCACCAAGTTATGAACTTTTTTCATATACTGGATGATAGCATCGTTGAGTTCGTCTCCTGCCACCCGCACCGATTCACTCAAGACCGTTCCTTGTAAACTCAGAACCGCGACTTCGGTGGTTCCCCCCCCAATATCCACAATCATATTTCCCGTCGGTTCCGCAACGGGTAAACCTGCACCAATAGCAGCAGCTATGGGTTCTTCAATCAGTCGGACATCTCTGGCTCCGGCTTGGGACGCTGCTTCAATCACTGCTCGCCGTTCTACTCCCGTTACTCCACTGGGAATACCAATCACAATTCGAGGAGCAATCAGGGTTTTTCCATCATGGACTCGCCGAATAAAATGTTTCAGCATTTGTTCAGCAACATCAAAATCCGCAATCACCCCATCTCGTAGAGGTCGCAGCGCAATTACATTTTCTGGCGTCCGACCCAACATTTTTTTGGCTTCTTCTCCAACAGCCAAGGGGATCTTTTCCTGTTGGTCAATGGCAACTACAGAGGGTTCTTGTAGTACAATCCCTTTACCCGATACATAAACCAGCGTATTAGCGGTACCCAGGTCAATACCCATGTCCCGCGATAAAGAAAAACGACTAAAAAGACCCACTATTATTTACGCCCCCAATATACGATTTTTTTTAACAAAGTCTGATAGAAGTTTGACAGATTCCCGCGTTAATCAGAATGTTAGACGAGGGATGCTAAAGTGGTTCTTTGCTGATTCGGAGTGTCCCCAAGAGCGAGTAACCGATGTGAATTTTATTACGTTTTGGTGTTTGCGTCTAGTCATCCCGCTTCTAGCATGAATCAGCAAGAGCTATCCTTCTCTTAACTATAGCCATAGTTCGTTGGCTCAAAGACCGGATCAGGATTGATTCTCGGTTATGGAGACCAAGGGATAAGGGGATAAGGGGATGAGGGGATGAGGGTGAATCAATAGTTAATCATCAACAACCCACGGTGAAATCGAATACAATACCATCAGGGTTGTTAATACCCGTACATCATTCGCAATCGTTAATTATTAGTCAATTATTAATTCAAAATAATGAGTCTAAATATCGTTACCTTGGTTGGTCGTGCTGGCAGAGATCCCGAAGTTAAATATTTTGGTGCGACCCGTTAAGCGTAAAAGTCATCAACCTTGATGGTGTAACGCTTGCAAGGAATTGTACAAACATACAAGACCTTGACAACTTAATTCCTGAGTGGGTGAGAATTATTAAGGAGTGTTACAGAAACATAAATCTTAACAAAATCTTAATAATACAATTCCCATCGTCTAAATGCGAGACGAAGCAATGCCCCCACTGGGGAGACTGACCATCAAACTGGTGAAGCGGGGCATAACGGAGGTAACTCTGAACCCAACAGGGAATCCCTTCTAGTGAGGTGAGTATGAGTAAGGAAAACTGAATCTGCGATTGAACCATCGTTATTGACAACAGCCTACGTGGGTTATGGGCTGGGCCAAAAGGCAAGGATAAGGGCTAGGCAACTCGAAGTTTGACCTAGAGCATTCCCAAAGAAACCCGGTGGATAGCAGGACTCTAACCTCGCCGTAAAGCAGGAATTAGGAACGGGATAACTTCTCGGTAATCTCTCAGGAGGTCGAATACCTGAGTAGGCAGTCAAGCCGCATGATGCCAAGAAGCGAGATTGATTCAGAAGCCAACGCCTTTAGGAAAGCTAAAGGATATGCTGACGGAATCACGGTGATTTGGAGATAGAAAATCGAGTAAAGGTAAAAACGTCATGGACACGGCTATTAAACCGATGTATGAATGGGAAACAATAAACTGGGCAAAAGCCCAGAGATATGTTTTCAAGCTTCAAAAGAGAATCTATCAAGCCTCTGAACGTGGTGATGTTAAGGCAGTTCGTAAGTTACAAAGGCTGTTGACTAATTCGTGGTACGCCAAAGCTTTGGCTGTCAGGAAAGTGACCCAAGATAACAAGGGTAAAAATACTCCCGGCTTTGATGGGATAAAGCGTCTTCGCAATCCTCAGAAAATCAGGTTAGCCAAAGAGTTACACTTCAATGACAAATCCGACCCCACTAAAAGGGTATGGATTCCAAAACCAGGCAAAGAGGAAAAAAGACCTCTTGGAATACCTACGATGACAGATAGAGCGAAACAAGCCCTAATGAAACTGGCACTTGAACCCGAATGGGAGGCTAAATTTGAGCCTAACTCTTATGGATTCAGACCAGGACGGTCAGCACATGACGCAATAGCGGCAATATACAATGGCATCGTTCAAAAACCGAAATATGTTCTTGATGCCGATATTGAAAAATGTTTTGACCAAATTAACCATGAGAAACTACTCGAAAAGTTGAACACCTCACCCACTTTTAGACGGCAAATTAAAGCATGGCTAAAATCTGGGGCAATGGCAGGCGAAAAATTATTTCCAACCCATGAAGAAACTCCCCAAGGAGGCGATATAACGCCATTATTGGCAAATATAGCTTTACACGGGATGGAAAACGCCTTAGAAGGTAAATTCAAACGAAGAGTCAGCAAAACTAAACAAAAGCGGGATATAAGCTTTGTTAGATATGCCGATGATTTTGTAATCATGGATGAAGATTTAGATGTAATCCTCGAAGCAAAATCAGTAATCAAAGAATGGTTAAAAGAAATGGGGCTAACTCTCAAAGAAAGCAAAACTAGAATCACTCACACTTTTGAAAAATACGAAGGTAAAGTGGGATTTGACTTTCTAGGTTTCAATATTCGGCAATACCCAGTTAGTGATAAACAAAGTGGGTCAATTGGTGGAACCGAATTAAAGAGAGGACATAAAACGCTCATCAAACCCAGTAAAGAAGCCATCCAAAGACATTTGGATAATATTGACGATTTACTAAGAAGGAATCGTAACTCAAGCCAAGAGCAAGTTATAAACGCCCTAAACCCGGTAATACGAGGATGGGCAGCTTACTACTCAACGGTAGCCAGTGCCAATACCTTCAGCAAAATCGACAGCATAATTTTTTCCAAACTAAGAGGATGGGCTAACAGCAGAAGTGGACGAGGACAGAATAAAACTGAAACCGTCTCAAAATACTGGGGAGTCAACAGAGGATTAGGCTGGATATTTATCACCCCCGATAACAAATATGTACTGGAAAAACACCAGAACATGAAAATTCGTCGCCATATCAAAGTAAAAGACACAAAAAGTCCTTTTAACGGAGATTGGATATATTGGGGACAAAGATTAAGCCAACATCCAATGCTAAGAAATATGGCATCCAAACTTCTTAAAAAACAAGAAGGAAAATGTAACCACTGTAATCTGAGATTCATTAGTATTGACTTGCTTGAAATCCATCATATTGACAGAAATCGAGCGAATAACAAAACGAAGAATCTTGAATTACTACATACGCACTGTCACGATATCAGACACGCGAATAAAGAGGTACTCTAACCAGCCAAGTCACTGAGGAGCCGTGTGAAGCGAAAGTTTCATGCACGGTTCTGAACGAGAGGTAGGAATGGCGACATCCCTATCGACTCTAATAGTCGGGCAAAGTCGTCTGTAAATTCACACTCGCTGTCAGACGTCGTAGTAGCAAAACCGATGAGCCGGATTGGTTCGATCTTGAACTGTGGAACAAAACCGCAGAAGTAGCGGCTAACTATGTCCGCAAGGGGACTTTAATTGGGATTAAAGGGGCATTAAAATTTGACCATTGGCAAGATCGCAATACCGGACTTCAGCGTTCTAAACCCTTAATTTCGGTTGAAGACTTAGAGTTACTGAGTTCTAAACGGGATGAAGAAGGCGCACCTCGGAACACTTACGATGAGTTTTAAGACGAGAATATTGTGGCTCAAGAATCATTAGACATCATCCAAAGTCAATACCAAGCGGGTCAATTGGCGTTTGAACAGGGACGTTATCGAGACTCTGTTCAATATTTAGAACAAGCTCGTGAAGCTGTGGACTCTAATTCTCGTCTGGGTGGAGAAATCCAAATCTGGTTAGTGACAGCGTTAGAAGCCTCTGGTCATCGGTCGGAGGCTCTCGCCCTGTGCAAACAGTTGATTCGTCATCCGACCGTTGCGACCCGTCAACAGGCGCGTCGGTTACGAGAAGTGTTAGAAGCACCCAAACTCTATATTGACCCAGAGGGATTTGTGAAAATTCCTGATTTAAATCATCTCGATGAGAAGGAAGATTCGCGCTCCCAAGCTTATCCGGTAACATCAACTCAGTCTGTTTCTAAATCCTCTCCT
The sequence above is a segment of the Planktothrix tepida PCC 9214 genome. Coding sequences within it:
- a CDS encoding rod shape-determining protein, which translates into the protein MGIDLGTANTLVYVSGKGIVLQEPSVVAIDQQEKIPLAVGEEAKKMLGRTPENVIALRPLRDGVIADFDVAEQMLKHFIRRVHDGKTLIAPRIVIGIPSGVTGVERRAVIEAASQAGARDVRLIEEPIAAAIGAGLPVAEPTGNMIVDIGGGTTEVAVLSLQGTVLSESVRVAGDELNDAIIQYMKKVHNLVIGEQTAEEIKVKMGSAYPTYADEELIMEVRGIHLLSGLPRTVTIKAPEVRESMSEPLSIIIDAVKRTLERTPPELAADIIDRGIMLAGGGALLKGIDTLISHETGIITHIAADPLCCVVLGTGRVLENFKQLERVFTGGSRNL
- a CDS encoding tetratricopeptide repeat protein, encoding MAQESLDIIQSQYQAGQLAFEQGRYRDSVQYLEQAREAVDSNSRLGGEIQIWLVTALEASGHRSEALALCKQLIRHPTVATRQQARRLREVLEAPKLYIDPEGFVKIPDLNHLDEKEDSRSQAYPVTSTQSVSKSSPPVFVSNIEGVKTQDNYFLWVALIMMLLISGGLFWLGSF
- the mreC gene encoding rod shape-determining protein MreC translates to METRSWWNRSRNQWILLGLAVLAAWLVRQTQGAALYEMYYWLTRPFHLATSTVTEQEKIVRQIDPRINQLEAQIQELQTQNQKFQELLNYVASKKQDKGIVSPVIGRSADSWWKQIIIGRGSRQGIQNQDLVVAPGGLIGRVISVTPNTSTVMLLSDPMSRIGVTVSRSRNMGFLKGNATEQGVMEFFESDPNVKVGDVVVTSAFSQLVPAGLPIGKVVSLDMNKAPAPEAIVEFFVPISSLEWVIIYPNQKNSSESNKTLNPSVQPIPPGQ
- the ltrA gene encoding group II intron reverse transcriptase/maturase; translation: MDTAIKPMYEWETINWAKAQRYVFKLQKRIYQASERGDVKAVRKLQRLLTNSWYAKALAVRKVTQDNKGKNTPGFDGIKRLRNPQKIRLAKELHFNDKSDPTKRVWIPKPGKEEKRPLGIPTMTDRAKQALMKLALEPEWEAKFEPNSYGFRPGRSAHDAIAAIYNGIVQKPKYVLDADIEKCFDQINHEKLLEKLNTSPTFRRQIKAWLKSGAMAGEKLFPTHEETPQGGDITPLLANIALHGMENALEGKFKRRVSKTKQKRDISFVRYADDFVIMDEDLDVILEAKSVIKEWLKEMGLTLKESKTRITHTFEKYEGKVGFDFLGFNIRQYPVSDKQSGSIGGTELKRGHKTLIKPSKEAIQRHLDNIDDLLRRNRNSSQEQVINALNPVIRGWAAYYSTVASANTFSKIDSIIFSKLRGWANSRSGRGQNKTETVSKYWGVNRGLGWIFITPDNKYVLEKHQNMKIRRHIKVKDTKSPFNGDWIYWGQRLSQHPMLRNMASKLLKKQEGKCNHCNLRFISIDLLEIHHIDRNRANNKTKNLELLHTHCHDIRHANKEVL